Proteins from a genomic interval of Bos mutus isolate GX-2022 chromosome 15, NWIPB_WYAK_1.1, whole genome shotgun sequence:
- the ZNF202 gene encoding LOW QUALITY PROTEIN: zinc finger protein 202 (The sequence of the model RefSeq protein was modified relative to this genomic sequence to represent the inferred CDS: deleted 1 base in 1 codon) yields the protein MATALEPEDQDLWEEEGILMVKLEDDFPCRPESVSQRDDPVLETSHQNFRRFRYQEAASPREALIRLRELCRQWLRPERRTKEQILELLVLEQFLTVLPGELQSWVRGQRPESGEEAVTLVEGLQKQPRRPRRWVTVHVHGQEVLSEETVPPGAEPGSPSELQDPAQTLTPEELREETTQSPDLGASEEQTLCQESELQPLQESEVPVLQNPALPEERNSGNSEMVALLTALSQGLVAFKDVAVCFSQDQWSDLDPTQKEFYGEYVLEDDCGIVVSLSFPIPRLDEISHVREEEPLVPDVPEPQEPEEPEILSFTYTGDGSDDEEECPGQEDLSLEDPHRSVSGDTEIHQTPDWEIVFEDDPGRLNERRLGTKMSQVSSSTNLQETMPVHLLLGRHHNCPVCGKSFTCNSHLIRHLRTHTGEKPYKCMECGKSYTRSSHLARHQKVHRTNAPHKYPLNRRSLGEAAPLVQAERTPPVEKPYGCEDCGKHFRWTSDLVRHQRTHTGEKPFFCTICGKSFSQKSVLTTHQRIHLGGKPYLCGECGEDFSDHRRYLAHRKTHAAEELYLCSECGRCFSHSAAFAKHLRGHASVRPCRCSECGKSFSRRDHLIRHQRTHTGEKPFTCPTCGKSFSRGYHLIRHQRTHSQKAS from the exons ATGGCTACTGCCTTGGAGCCGGAGGACCAGGATCTTTGGGAAGAAGAGGGAATTCTCATGGTGAAACTGGAAGATGACTTCCCCTGTCGGCCGGAGTCTGTCTCACAGAGGGATGACCCTGTGCTTGAGACGTCACACCAGAACTTCCGGCGCTTCCGCTACCAGGAAGCAGCCAGCCCGCGGGAAGCCCTCATCCGACTCCGAGAACTGTGTCGTCAGTGGCTGAGGCCAGAGCGCAGGACGAAGGAGCAGATCCTGGAGCTGCTGGTGCTCGAGCAGTTCCTCACTGTCCTGCCCGGAGAGCTGCAGAGCTGGGTGCGGGGCCAGCGGCCCGAGAGCGGCGAGGAGGCCGTGACCCTGGTGGAGGGTTTGCAGAAACAGCCCAGGAGACCAAGGCGGTGG GTGACTGTCCATGTTCACGGCCAGGAAGTCCTGTCCGAGGAGACAGTGCCTCCAGGAGCAGAGCCCGGGTCACCTAGTGAGCTGCAGGACCCTGCACAGACCTTGACCCCCGAGGAGCTCCGTGAGGAGACCACACAGAGCCCAGATCTGGGGGCGTCAGAAGAGCAGACCCTGTGCCAGGAGTCGGAGCTCCAGCCCCTGCAGGAGAGCG AGGTTCCAGTGCTCCAGAACCCAGCCCTTCCTGAAGAGAGGAACTCTGGAAACTCCGAGATGGTCGCCCTTCTCACTGCTCTATCACAG GGCTTGGTCGCTTTCAAGGATGTGGCCGTATGCTTCTCCCAGGACCAGTGGAGCGATCTGGATCCAACCCAGAAAGAGTTCTATGGGGAATACGTCTTGGAAGACGACTGTGGAATCGTGGTCTCCCTGT CCTTTCCAATCCCCAGACTAGACGAGATCTCCCATGTCAGAGAAGAAGAGCCTCTGGTCCCAGACGTCCCAGAGCCTCAGGAGCCTGAAGAGCCAGAAATTCTGAGTTTTACCTATACAG GAGACGGGAGTGACGACGAAGAAGAGTGTCCTGGGCAAGAAGATCTGAGTTTGGAGGATCCACACAGGTCTGtgtcaggagatacagaaatTCACCAAACTCCAGACTGGGAAATAGTCTTTGAGGATGATCCCGGTAGACTTAATGAAAGAAGATTAGGCACAAAGATGTCTCAAGTCAGTAGTTCAACGAACCTTCAGGAAACCATGCCCGTCCACCTGCTGTTAGGGAGACATCATAACTGTCCTGTGTGTGGAAAGAGTTTCACTTGTAACTCG CACCTCATTCGACACCTGAGAACTCACACGGGAGAGAAGCCCTATAAATGCATGGAGTGTGGGAAGAGCTACACACGGAGCTCCCATCTCGCCAGGCACCAAAAGGTACACAGGACCAACGCTCCTCACAAATACCCGCTAAACCGGAGGAGTCTGGGTGAGGCCGCCCCTCTGGTCCAGGCGGAGAGAACCCCACCCGTGGAGAAGCCCTATGGGTGTGAGGACTGCGGGAAGCACTTCCGCTGGACTTCCGACCTCGTCAGGCACCAGAGGACgcacacgggcgagaagccctTCTTCTGTACCATCTGTGGCAAAAGCTTCAGCCAGAAATCCGTGCTCACCACCCACCAAAGAATCCACCTCGGAGGCAAGCCCTACCTGTGCGGGGAATGCGGCGAGGACTTCAGCGACCACAGGAGGTACCTGGCCCACCGGAAGACACACGCGGCCGAGGAGCTGTACCTGTGCAGCGAGTGCGGGCGCTGCTTCAGCCACAGCGCCGCCTTCGCCAAGCACCTGCGGGGACACGCCTCGGTGAGGCCCTGCCGCTGCAGCGAGTGTGGGAAGAGCTTCAGCCGGAGGGACCACCTCATCAGGCACCAGCGGACACACACAGGCGAAAAGCCATTCACGTGCCCCACATGCGGGAAGAGCTTCAGCAGAGGCTACCACTTAATCAGGCACCAGAGGACCCATTCACAAAAGGCCTCCTAG